From the genome of Deinococcus sp. AJ005, one region includes:
- a CDS encoding WD40 repeat domain-containing protein produces MNRPALLTLALLCGPSLFPTSATAIQTQTLARQTVQPQAAQTQATQTQAPELRPSRSLPVSAVYAGALAFSPDGRWLVTGGGEGLIQWWPVGGQSVEGQSGRGPSLRQPGAVTALAFSPDGSRLAAISGDGSVRVWAVQDRALLLTLDPETYYVTALAFSPDGLMLATAGGDNSAQASAANSVKLWNLASGRVQGSLRGHGDVVTSLAFSPDGKTLASGSRDRTVRLWDVAGRLPLRTLGGTLGGHADYVSAVAFSPDGAALASGSWDGTARLWNVQDGRLQRELRAPGGPVEAVAFSPDGQRLLTGAQDGRARLWNAQSGAPIAVLGGHSDGVKALAFSPDGRTAAAAGGRDRRALLWSLPASLR; encoded by the coding sequence GTGTGGTCCCAGCCTGTTCCCCACGTCTGCCACTGCCATCCAGACTCAAACGTTGGCGAGGCAGACTGTCCAGCCCCAGGCTGCCCAGACTCAGGCCACCCAGACTCAGGCCCCCGAACTGCGCCCCAGCCGCAGCCTCCCCGTCAGCGCCGTGTACGCTGGGGCGCTGGCCTTCAGCCCGGATGGCAGGTGGCTGGTCACGGGCGGCGGCGAGGGCCTGATCCAGTGGTGGCCTGTGGGCGGCCAATCTGTGGAAGGTCAGTCGGGGCGTGGCCCCAGCCTGCGCCAGCCGGGGGCAGTCACGGCGCTGGCCTTCAGCCCGGATGGAAGCAGGCTGGCGGCGATCAGCGGCGACGGAAGCGTGCGGGTGTGGGCTGTGCAGGACCGCGCCCTGCTGCTCACGCTGGACCCGGAAACCTATTACGTCACGGCGCTGGCCTTCAGCCCCGACGGGTTGATGCTGGCGACGGCGGGCGGCGACAACAGCGCCCAGGCGAGCGCGGCCAACAGCGTCAAACTGTGGAACCTCGCCAGCGGACGGGTGCAGGGCAGCCTGCGCGGGCACGGCGACGTGGTCACCTCGCTGGCCTTTTCGCCGGACGGCAAAACATTGGCCAGCGGCAGCCGGGACCGCACGGTGCGGCTGTGGGACGTGGCCGGGCGTCTGCCCCTGCGGACGCTGGGTGGGACACTGGGCGGCCACGCGGATTACGTCAGCGCGGTGGCCTTCAGCCCGGACGGTGCGGCCCTGGCCAGTGGAAGCTGGGATGGCACGGCGCGGCTGTGGAATGTTCAGGATGGAAGGTTGCAACGCGAACTGCGTGCCCCCGGCGGTCCGGTGGAAGCCGTGGCCTTCTCGCCGGATGGTCAGCGTCTGCTGACAGGCGCACAGGACGGGCGGGCACGGCTGTGGAACGCCCAGAGCGGCGCACCCATCGCCGTCCTGGGGGGCCACAGCGACGGCGTGAAGGCGCTGGCCTTTAGCCCGGACGGAAGAACCGCCGCCGCCGCTGGGGGCCGGGACCGCCGCGCGCTGCTGTGGTCTTTGCCCGCTAGCCTGCGCTGA
- the rpiA gene encoding ribose 5-phosphate isomerase A — protein MPDPRTVDLEPLKKEAALRAVALIESGMRVGLGTGSTAKYAIEEIGRRVQNGELTGIVGVATSEASDLLAREVGITVEALDPRPLDIAIDGADEIAPNLDLIKGLGGALLREKLTEVQARRLIIIADHSKIVEQIGEKSPLPIEIARFGFLSTIERLRQIVPGGRLRQPGAQPYVTDNGNYIYDAQLAVGGDIAALERQLKGTLGVVETGLFLGMAERAFVASPDGVRELSR, from the coding sequence ATGCCTGACCCCCGCACGGTGGACCTGGAGCCGCTGAAGAAGGAGGCGGCCTTGCGTGCCGTCGCCCTGATCGAGAGCGGGATGCGCGTGGGCCTGGGCACGGGCAGCACCGCCAAATACGCCATCGAGGAAATCGGGCGCAGGGTGCAGAACGGGGAATTGACGGGCATCGTGGGGGTGGCCACCAGCGAGGCGAGCGACCTTCTGGCCCGCGAGGTGGGCATCACCGTGGAAGCCCTCGATCCCCGCCCGCTGGACATCGCCATCGACGGCGCGGACGAGATCGCCCCCAACCTCGATCTGATCAAGGGGCTGGGCGGCGCACTGCTGCGCGAGAAGCTGACCGAGGTGCAGGCGCGGCGGCTGATCATCATCGCGGACCACAGCAAGATCGTTGAGCAGATTGGCGAAAAATCTCCGCTGCCCATCGAAATTGCCCGCTTCGGCTTCCTGAGTACCATCGAGCGGCTGCGGCAGATCGTTCCCGGCGGAAGGCTGCGGCAACCCGGCGCACAGCCCTACGTGACCGACAACGGCAATTACATCTACGACGCGCAACTGGCGGTGGGCGGTGATATCGCCGCGCTGGAACGGCAACTCAAGGGCACGCTGGGTGTGGTGGAGACCGGCCTGTTCCTGGGCATGGCCGAGCGGGCCTTCGTGGCCTCGCCGGACGGAGTCAGGGAACTGAGCCGCTAA
- a CDS encoding peroxiredoxin, with the protein MTDSASVPQSGVPQSGQPFPAFTLDDASGQSHGLNDYAGKYLVLYVYPKDDTPGCTKEACDFRDSAPLKALGAAIVGVSADDASSHTQFAEKHSLPFPLLSDPDAAYLKSIGSYGPKNMYGKVTEGIKRQTFLIGPDGKLVKSWLAVSVDGHADAVAAAIEKDQSKNA; encoded by the coding sequence ATGACAGACTCCGCTTCCGTCCCTCAATCCGGCGTTCCTCAATCTGGCCAGCCCTTCCCGGCTTTCACCCTCGACGACGCCTCCGGCCAGTCGCACGGCCTGAACGACTACGCAGGCAAGTATCTGGTGCTGTACGTGTACCCCAAGGACGACACCCCCGGCTGCACCAAAGAGGCGTGCGATTTCCGTGACAGCGCGCCGCTTAAAGCGCTGGGCGCGGCCATCGTGGGCGTCAGCGCGGACGACGCGAGCAGCCACACCCAGTTTGCCGAGAAGCACAGCCTCCCCTTTCCGCTGCTCAGTGACCCGGACGCCGCGTATCTGAAAAGCATCGGCTCCTACGGCCCCAAGAACATGTACGGCAAGGTCACCGAGGGCATCAAGCGCCAGACCTTTCTGATCGGCCCGGACGGCAAACTGGTGAAAAGCTGGCTGGCCGTATCGGTGGACGGCCACGCGGACGCGGTGGCGGCGGCGATTGAAAAGGACCAGAGCAAGAATGCCTGA
- a CDS encoding LysR family transcriptional regulator: protein MTRSKSPSTHAQPTLAQLRALIAVVDAGGFGEAAAELNVSQSSLSEAVGKLEDLTNRPLLRRSARGTVPTPAGLRAVTHARTAVQAAGDVLLAAQDDGELSGMLRVSSFRSAATHLLPPVLVAFRQQHPAVTVRLLDGDRAGTGEHLVRGGQADLALIEGDSAADLRLTPLLLDDYLFIAPASRGTQPVTVQELVDSPLLLSPRGDACFQRIETYLGRLGVNTSGATTFEQDSVTLGMVRHGLGITLMPRLALLPVPDGLVTLPLPEPLTRPLVVAALPHRAGLPLIRAFTAALVESLGTVPADQLTNPRSHVWH, encoded by the coding sequence ATGACCCGGTCCAAGTCCCCATCCACGCACGCGCAGCCCACGCTGGCGCAGCTCCGGGCGCTGATTGCCGTGGTGGATGCGGGCGGCTTTGGAGAGGCGGCAGCGGAACTGAACGTCTCGCAGTCGTCGCTGAGCGAGGCGGTGGGCAAACTGGAAGACCTGACGAACCGTCCGCTGCTGCGCCGCAGCGCCAGAGGCACCGTGCCCACCCCTGCCGGACTGCGCGCCGTGACCCACGCCCGCACCGCCGTGCAGGCCGCCGGAGATGTGCTGCTGGCCGCGCAGGACGACGGCGAACTGTCGGGCATGTTGCGGGTTTCTTCTTTCCGCTCGGCAGCCACGCACCTGCTGCCGCCCGTGCTGGTGGCCTTCCGGCAGCAGCACCCGGCGGTGACGGTCAGGCTGCTGGACGGGGACCGGGCCGGGACCGGGGAACATCTGGTCCGGGGCGGGCAGGCCGACCTGGCCCTGATCGAGGGCGACTCGGCGGCAGACCTGCGCCTGACACCGCTGCTCCTGGACGACTACCTGTTCATCGCCCCGGCGTCGCGTGGCACGCAGCCGGTGACAGTGCAGGAACTGGTGGATTCGCCGCTGCTGCTCTCCCCCAGGGGGGACGCATGTTTCCAGCGCATCGAGACATATCTGGGCCGCCTGGGCGTCAACACCTCCGGGGCCACCACCTTCGAGCAGGACAGTGTGACGCTGGGCATGGTGCGCCACGGTCTGGGCATCACGTTGATGCCCAGGCTGGCGCTGCTGCCCGTGCCAGACGGACTGGTCACCCTGCCCCTGCCCGAACCGCTGACCCGCCCTCTGGTGGTGGCCGCACTGCCGCACCGGGCCGGATTGCCACTGATCCGGGCCTTCACGGCGGCGCTGGTGGAGTCGCTGGGGACAGTGCCCGCAGATCAGCTCACGAATCCCAGGTCACACGTCTGGCATTGA
- a CDS encoding gamma-glutamyltransferase family protein: MSYQTESPVVRRPVYASRGMVATGQPLAAQAGLSVLQAGGNAVDAALATAAALTVLEPTANGIGGDLFALVWAGGKLHGLNASGAAPAALTLDALQERHGGEMPRHGWTPVTVPGGVRGWADLHKAHGRLDFAQVLAPAIRYAREGYPLSPMASAGWARAIQIYRGLKLPIMDEWFRTFAPDGFAPAPGALWRSENQARTLEQIAASYGESFYTGDLAAQIDAHARATGGLLRAEDLAAHQSEWVTPISAQYGGHRVHEIPPSGQGIAALIALNILEGQPLPDRRDDPDGLHLQIEAMKRGFHDAHQFVADMRHSKVDVEHLLSEANTHAHRGFLSETAHDPATHAPSSGGTVYLATADNEGNMVSLIQSNYMGFGSGVVVPGTGIGLHNRGHNFNLEPGHPNVLAPGKRPYHTIIPGFLTRNDGTPVGPFGVMGGFMQPQGHLQVVLNTLRYGMNPQQALDAPRWQWLAGLGVEVEAGLGADLARKLAARGHRVSVQLEGSAFGRGQIIWRNPDTGVLEGGTESRTDGHIAAW, translated from the coding sequence ATGTCCTATCAAACTGAATCTCCGGTGGTGCGCCGCCCGGTCTACGCCTCACGTGGCATGGTGGCCACCGGTCAGCCGCTGGCCGCGCAGGCGGGCCTGAGCGTCTTGCAGGCGGGTGGCAACGCCGTGGACGCTGCGCTGGCTACCGCTGCCGCGCTGACTGTGCTGGAACCCACCGCCAACGGCATCGGCGGCGATCTGTTCGCGCTGGTGTGGGCCGGGGGCAAGCTGCACGGCCTGAACGCCAGCGGCGCAGCGCCTGCCGCGCTGACGCTGGACGCCTTGCAGGAACGGCACGGCGGCGAGATGCCCCGCCACGGCTGGACCCCCGTCACCGTGCCCGGCGGCGTGCGCGGCTGGGCCGATCTGCATAAGGCGCACGGACGGCTGGACTTCGCGCAGGTGCTGGCCCCCGCGATCCGTTACGCGCGGGAGGGCTATCCGCTGTCGCCCATGGCGTCGGCAGGCTGGGCGCGGGCCATCCAGATTTACCGGGGGCTGAAGCTGCCAATCATGGACGAATGGTTCCGCACCTTTGCCCCGGACGGCTTTGCGCCCGCGCCCGGCGCGCTGTGGCGCAGCGAGAATCAGGCCCGCACGCTGGAACAGATCGCTGCCAGCTACGGCGAGTCCTTTTACACGGGTGATCTGGCCGCGCAGATCGACGCCCACGCGCGGGCCACGGGCGGTCTGCTGCGCGCCGAGGACCTTGCCGCCCACCAGAGTGAATGGGTCACGCCCATCTCCGCACAGTACGGCGGCCACCGCGTCCACGAGATTCCGCCCAGCGGCCAGGGCATCGCCGCGCTGATCGCGCTGAACATTCTGGAGGGCCAGCCTCTGCCGGACCGCCGCGACGACCCGGACGGGCTGCACCTCCAGATTGAGGCCATGAAACGCGGTTTCCACGACGCGCACCAGTTCGTGGCCGATATGCGCCACAGCAAAGTAGACGTTGAACATCTGCTCTCGGAGGCGAACACGCACGCGCACCGCGGCTTTCTCTCGGAGACCGCCCATGATCCCGCCACCCATGCCCCCAGCAGCGGCGGCACGGTGTATCTGGCGACAGCGGACAACGAGGGCAACATGGTCAGCCTGATCCAGAGCAACTACATGGGCTTCGGCAGCGGCGTGGTGGTGCCGGGCACGGGCATCGGGCTGCACAACCGGGGCCACAACTTCAACCTGGAACCCGGCCACCCCAACGTCCTGGCCCCCGGCAAACGCCCCTACCACACCATCATCCCCGGCTTCCTGACCCGCAACGACGGCACGCCCGTCGGCCCCTTCGGCGTGATGGGCGGCTTTATGCAGCCGCAGGGGCACCTGCAAGTGGTCCTGAACACCCTGCGCTACGGCATGAACCCCCAGCAGGCGCTGGACGCCCCGCGCTGGCAGTGGCTGGCCGGGCTGGGGGTAGAGGTGGAAGCTGGCCTGGGCGCGGATCTGGCCCGCAAGCTGGCGGCGCGCGGCCACCGCGTCAGCGTGCAACTGGAGGGCAGTGCCTTCGGGCGCGGCCAGATCATCTGGCGCAATCCCGACACGGGCGTGCTGGAAGGCGGCACCGAAAGCCGCACGGACGGGCACATCGCGGCCTGGTGA
- a CDS encoding Maf family nucleotide pyrophosphatase gives MAAQFPEVVLASGSPRRRELLTLLGVEFRVQVSGEDEDSLETDPHKLAAELAALKGRSVAALNPKALVIAADTVVAVDGVLLAKPADAAENADFLRQLSGRTHQVFTGVSVFMGGNERTEVGRTDVTFRTLNDAEMEFYSQSGEGLDKAGGYGVQGLGQALVSRIEGEFSNVVGFPMSVVIGLLRAHGVPVWGALAQEAAPA, from the coding sequence ATGGCAGCTCAATTCCCTGAAGTTGTCCTCGCATCTGGCAGCCCAAGACGGCGCGAACTGCTGACCCTGTTGGGCGTGGAATTCCGCGTGCAGGTCAGCGGCGAGGACGAGGACAGCTTGGAGACGGACCCGCATAAGTTGGCTGCCGAACTGGCTGCCCTCAAGGGCCGCAGTGTGGCTGCCCTCAACCCAAAGGCACTGGTGATCGCCGCCGATACGGTGGTGGCCGTGGACGGTGTGCTGCTCGCCAAGCCCGCCGACGCCGCTGAGAACGCCGACTTCCTGCGCCAGCTCTCGGGCCGCACGCATCAGGTCTTCACCGGGGTTTCTGTATTCATGGGCGGCAACGAGCGCACAGAAGTGGGCCGCACCGACGTCACCTTCCGTACCCTGAATGATGCCGAGATGGAGTTCTACTCCCAGTCCGGTGAGGGGCTGGACAAGGCGGGCGGCTACGGCGTACAGGGGCTGGGGCAGGCGCTGGTGTCGCGCATCGAGGGCGAATTCTCCAACGTGGTGGGCTTTCCGATGTCGGTGGTCATCGGGCTGCTGCGCGCTCATGGCGTCCCCGTCTGGGGCGCGCTGGCACAGGAGGCTGCTCCGGCGTGA
- a CDS encoding thioredoxin domain-containing protein, translating into MNRLATESSPYLRQHADNPVDWQPWGAEAFAEARERGVPLLLSVGYSTCHWCHVMAHESFEDTATAAFMNEHFVNVKVDREERPDVDAVYMAATQAMTGQGGWPMTVFLTPEAEPFYAGTYFPPRDGQGMPSFMRVMTSVVNAWTGDRDKIVANAQALSAHVREASQPRPAEGDLPADFLERGVSNMRRVYDAVQGGFGGAPKFPAPTTLDFLLTRADGRSMALNTLRQMGHGGISDQLGGGFHRYSVDAGWRVPHFEKMLYDNAQLARTLLRAYGVSGDAEFARLARETLAYLEREMLHEGGGFYSAQDADTNGVEGLTFTWTPDEVRTVLGEGEDATLAMQNLGISDEGNFLDPHRPEFGRRSVPFVATSVADLAALHGDSEERIGMRLEGLKNRLHAARQTRDQPGTDDKVLTSWNGLALAAFADAARILQEPHYLEIARRNADFIHTELRLPDGTLRHTWGGGQAKVEGLLEDHALYGLGLVSLFQAGGDIAHLEWARELWDIVRRDFWNEEAGVFMASGGRAETLLTRQAPGFDSAVLSDNAAAALLALWMDRYFALLGAEELARRTVQSFRTDMLAASGGFGGLWQAAAFLAAPHSEVAIIGTPEERRAMEAVAAGISLPFTALAFTEAGGDLPVLQNRPGGGLGYVCRNRSCELPTRDAAQFRRQLEELANQTSAQNSV; encoded by the coding sequence ATGAACCGCCTTGCCACCGAATCCAGCCCCTATCTGCGCCAGCACGCCGACAACCCGGTGGACTGGCAGCCCTGGGGCGCAGAAGCCTTCGCCGAGGCGCGTGAGCGGGGTGTGCCGCTGCTGCTGTCGGTGGGCTATTCCACCTGCCACTGGTGCCACGTCATGGCCCACGAGAGCTTTGAGGACACGGCGACGGCGGCCTTCATGAATGAGCATTTTGTGAACGTGAAGGTGGACCGTGAAGAACGCCCCGACGTGGACGCCGTGTATATGGCCGCCACCCAGGCCATGACCGGGCAGGGCGGCTGGCCCATGACCGTCTTCCTGACCCCCGAGGCCGAGCCGTTCTACGCCGGGACCTATTTTCCGCCGCGCGACGGTCAGGGCATGCCCAGTTTCATGCGGGTGATGACCAGCGTGGTTAATGCCTGGACTGGGGACCGCGACAAGATAGTCGCCAATGCCCAGGCCCTTAGCGCCCACGTCCGCGAGGCCAGCCAGCCGCGCCCGGCGGAGGGAGACCTGCCCGCCGACTTTCTGGAACGGGGAGTCTCCAACATGCGCCGGGTGTACGACGCCGTACAGGGCGGCTTCGGCGGCGCGCCCAAGTTCCCCGCGCCCACCACCCTCGATTTCCTGCTCACCCGCGCCGATGGCCGCAGCATGGCGCTGAATACCCTGCGCCAGATGGGCCACGGCGGCATCTCCGATCAACTGGGCGGCGGCTTTCACCGCTACAGCGTGGACGCCGGGTGGCGCGTGCCGCACTTCGAGAAGATGCTGTACGACAATGCCCAACTGGCCCGCACGTTGCTGCGCGCGTATGGGGTCAGCGGCGACGCCGAATTCGCCCGGCTGGCCCGCGAAACCCTGGCGTATCTGGAACGCGAGATGCTGCACGAGGGCGGGGGCTTTTACAGCGCGCAGGACGCCGATACGAACGGCGTGGAGGGCCTGACCTTCACCTGGACTCCCGATGAGGTCCGTACCGTGCTGGGCGAGGGTGAGGATGCCACGCTGGCGATGCAGAACCTGGGCATCAGCGACGAGGGCAACTTCCTGGACCCCCACCGCCCCGAATTTGGGCGGCGTTCGGTGCCGTTCGTGGCGACTTCGGTGGCCGATCTGGCCGCCCTGCACGGCGACAGCGAGGAACGCATCGGCATGCGCCTGGAAGGCTTGAAAAACCGGCTGCACGCTGCCCGCCAGACCCGCGATCAGCCCGGCACCGACGACAAGGTCCTGACCTCCTGGAATGGCCTGGCGCTGGCCGCTTTCGCGGACGCGGCGCGCATCTTGCAAGAGCCGCACTATTTAGAGATCGCTCGCCGCAACGCCGACTTTATCCATACCGAATTGCGCCTGCCCGACGGCACGTTGCGCCACACCTGGGGCGGCGGTCAGGCGAAGGTGGAGGGGCTACTGGAAGACCATGCGCTGTACGGTCTGGGCCTCGTCTCACTCTTCCAGGCGGGCGGCGACATCGCCCATCTGGAATGGGCGCGTGAGCTATGGGACATCGTTCGGCGCGATTTCTGGAACGAGGAGGCGGGTGTGTTCATGGCCTCTGGCGGACGGGCGGAGACCTTGCTGACCCGGCAGGCTCCCGGTTTCGACAGTGCGGTTTTAAGCGACAACGCGGCGGCGGCGCTGCTGGCGCTGTGGATGGACCGCTATTTCGCCCTGCTTGGCGCGGAGGAACTGGCCCGCCGCACCGTCCAGAGTTTCCGCACCGACATGCTGGCCGCCAGTGGGGGCTTCGGTGGGTTGTGGCAGGCGGCGGCGTTTCTGGCCGCCCCGCATTCCGAAGTCGCCATCATTGGCACGCCGGAAGAAAGGCGGGCGATGGAAGCGGTGGCTGCCGGGATTTCGTTGCCCTTCACGGCGCTGGCGTTCACGGAGGCGGGTGGGGACTTGCCCGTCTTACAGAACCGTCCGGGTGGCGGGCTGGGGTATGTCTGCCGCAACCGGAGCTGTGAGTTGCCCACACGGGATGCGGCGCAGTTCAGGCGGCAACTGGAGGAACTGGCGAACCAGACCTCCGCCCAGAACTCGGTCTAG
- a CDS encoding PIG-L deacetylase family protein, producing MRQLIGRGMGRRRFGSRPRDWVLGALLLIALALAYAINAGSALVVLYPRAVSAVRALPELPPIRAGQTVLMVSPHPDDESLCCGGMIAGAVRAGAQVYIVWVTSGDGFELDGALLDRTFRPRLVATEKLGRRRMDEAAAAAAALGVPASHITFLGYPDGALLRMWNSPGPVRSPHTGALRVPYERALSPGTVYKAANLRRDLGSVLDRVKPDVVLLPSTSDFHKDHIATSLFTQQLLKQRGWTSRARYWIVHGGLEWPVPKGLHEGFPLLISPRGFHLPWQRADLSQQDEDQKLNALKAHRTQMMVMRRFMEAFVRQNELITLQETGNPSDGTKSEEEDGGYGGF from the coding sequence ATGCGGCAGCTGATCGGACGGGGCATGGGGCGGCGGCGCTTCGGCAGTCGCCCCCGCGACTGGGTGCTGGGCGCGCTGCTGCTGATCGCACTCGCGCTGGCCTACGCCATCAACGCGGGTTCGGCGCTGGTGGTGCTGTACCCACGCGCCGTCTCCGCTGTGCGCGCCCTGCCCGAACTGCCGCCCATCCGCGCCGGACAGACCGTGCTGATGGTCAGTCCGCACCCGGACGACGAAAGTTTGTGCTGCGGCGGCATGATCGCCGGGGCGGTGCGGGCCGGGGCGCAGGTGTACATCGTGTGGGTCACCAGCGGCGACGGCTTCGAGCTGGACGGCGCTTTGCTGGACCGCACCTTCCGCCCGCGTCTGGTGGCCACCGAGAAACTGGGCCGCCGCCGCATGGACGAGGCCGCCGCCGCCGCCGCCGCGCTGGGCGTGCCCGCCAGCCACATCACCTTTCTGGGCTACCCGGACGGAGCGCTGCTGAGGATGTGGAACAGTCCTGGTCCGGTGCGTTCGCCGCACACGGGGGCGCTGCGCGTTCCCTACGAGCGCGCCCTGTCACCCGGCACGGTCTACAAAGCGGCCAACCTGCGCCGCGATCTGGGCAGCGTCCTGGACAGGGTCAAACCCGATGTGGTGCTGCTTCCGTCCACCAGCGACTTTCACAAAGACCACATCGCCACCAGCCTATTCACGCAGCAACTGCTGAAACAGCGCGGCTGGACCTCGCGCGCCCGCTACTGGATCGTTCACGGCGGGCTGGAATGGCCGGTGCCCAAGGGGCTGCACGAGGGGTTTCCGCTGCTGATCTCGCCGCGCGGCTTTCACCTGCCCTGGCAGCGCGCCGATCTGAGCCAGCAGGACGAGGACCAGAAACTGAACGCCCTGAAAGCCCACCGCACCCAGATGATGGTCATGCGCCGCTTCATGGAAGCCTTTGTGCGCCAGAACGAGCTGATTACTTTGCAAGAAACGGGCAATCCCAGCGACGGCACGAAGAGCGAGGAGGAAGACGGCGGCTACGGCGGCTTCTAG
- a CDS encoding transglutaminase family protein produces the protein MTQANSTPTAEETAFDRPVRVRAGFSLTFEVPYPTPMLFVVQPGDRLDATGTRQRIIDSRPLGAASGIHTYVDSHGNTVWRTVAQPGTFTIGHDLIAEITRNADPVLPHLKKMMVENLPDETIQYLLPSRYVDSDLISAEAWDRFGHIAGGWAQVQAISDFLFDECAYGYGSNSSTTAKQALDSRKAVCRDFAHMGVAFCRALNIPARYVCGYMPDIDIVPDPVPMDFHAWFEAYLDGQWRTFDARHNKPRAGRVLIAQGRDASDVAFSTTFGSATLTHMKVWADETDFENTLDIEPNPRIF, from the coding sequence ATGACACAGGCCAACAGCACTCCCACCGCAGAGGAAACCGCCTTTGACCGCCCCGTCCGGGTGCGGGCCGGGTTCTCATTAACTTTCGAAGTGCCGTACCCCACCCCCATGCTCTTCGTGGTGCAGCCTGGTGACCGCCTGGACGCCACCGGCACCCGCCAACGCATCATCGACTCGCGGCCCCTGGGCGCTGCTTCAGGTATCCATACCTACGTAGACAGCCACGGCAACACCGTCTGGCGCACGGTGGCACAGCCGGGCACCTTCACCATCGGGCACGACCTGATCGCGGAGATCACGCGCAATGCGGACCCCGTGCTGCCGCACCTGAAAAAGATGATGGTGGAGAACCTGCCCGACGAAACCATCCAGTACCTGCTGCCCAGCCGTTACGTGGACAGCGATCTGATCAGCGCCGAGGCGTGGGACCGTTTCGGGCATATCGCCGGGGGCTGGGCGCAGGTGCAGGCCATCAGCGACTTTCTGTTCGACGAGTGCGCCTACGGCTATGGCTCCAACAGCTCCACCACAGCCAAACAGGCGCTGGACAGCCGCAAGGCCGTCTGCCGGGATTTTGCCCACATGGGCGTGGCCTTCTGCCGGGCGCTGAACATCCCCGCCCGCTACGTCTGCGGCTACATGCCCGACATCGACATCGTGCCGGACCCCGTGCCGATGGACTTCCACGCGTGGTTCGAGGCGTACCTGGACGGCCAGTGGCGCACCTTCGACGCCCGCCACAACAAACCGCGTGCGGGCCGCGTGCTGATTGCGCAGGGCCGCGACGCCAGCGACGTGGCCTTTTCCACCACCTTCGGCAGCGCCACCCTGACCCACATGAAGGTCTGGGCCGACGAGACGGACTTTGAGAACACGCTGGACATCGAACCGAATCCCCGGATTTTCTAG
- the deoC gene encoding deoxyribose-phosphate aldolase — MKLAPYIDHTLLKATATPADITRLCQEARANAFYAVCVNPVYVAQARVELEGSAVKIATVCGFPLGAVTSGQKAVEARLSVEEGADEVDMVIHIGAALAGDWDTVQADVKAVRQAIPDHVLKVIIETCYLNDEQKRGATEAAVQGGADFVKTSTGFGTGGAMLEDVKLMRDVIAGRAKIKAAGGVRSAEDAHAMIEAGADRLGTSGGVALMAGEQSGEGY; from the coding sequence GTGAAGCTCGCTCCCTACATTGACCACACCCTGCTGAAAGCCACCGCGACACCCGCCGACATCACCAGGTTGTGCCAGGAGGCCCGTGCCAACGCCTTCTACGCCGTGTGCGTCAATCCGGTGTACGTGGCCCAGGCCCGCGTCGAGCTGGAAGGCAGCGCCGTGAAAATCGCCACCGTCTGCGGCTTTCCACTGGGAGCCGTCACCTCCGGCCAGAAGGCCGTGGAGGCCCGCCTGAGCGTGGAGGAGGGCGCGGACGAGGTGGACATGGTCATCCACATCGGCGCGGCGCTGGCCGGGGACTGGGACACCGTACAGGCCGATGTGAAGGCGGTGCGGCAGGCCATCCCTGACCACGTTCTGAAGGTGATTATCGAAACCTGTTACCTGAACGACGAGCAGAAGCGCGGCGCGACGGAAGCGGCTGTGCAGGGCGGTGCGGATTTCGTCAAGACCAGCACCGGCTTCGGCACCGGCGGCGCGATGTTGGAGGATGTGAAGCTGATGCGCGACGTGATCGCGGGCCGTGCCAAGATCAAGGCGGCGGGCGGGGTTCGCAGCGCGGAGGACGCCCACGCCATGATCGAGGCCGGGGCAGACCGTCTGGGCACGTCGGGCGGCGTGGCCCTGATGGCAGGCGAGCAGAGCGGCGAGGGCTATTGA